A region of Dictyostelium discoideum AX4 chromosome 1 chromosome, whole genome shotgun sequence DNA encodes the following proteins:
- the tgrO3 gene encoding immunoglobulin E-set domain-containing protein: MEKKLLIIVIIFLFSTIQVFCQIDYKTFVISNETYLSYHFPVGSEYFSSLNFERFVGPSFQLDFECITFNGTVCFSQINQENKKQLYGTSITYTTKVTISLYKNNLPTPIVSSPFQPPTKGGISILKGTYLTFSERLSYYEVIYPKKQKIVISDSESLSFDATNVKVNCPPGCGYQIIKWENGQLFNFSYSNPSVFDYKINPSNIIVNGSDFCDSSYSSNITIDGVIIPNSNYQKDEDSIVIIYIQQHTTKSLLKIETSNVTSVEIEIVFKPEPLIINSIPYSKGGLIILDGSRLSSNTNKNNNNIIIKIGNITCSNAISISNESITCNLNPGIYNKSVALNNLPVSVTINNITNGNTLLFNYGMVKLNPNKYSLPDRILQLNGDCLGNSNSTIVYLNGKETLLNDLKINNQETTLSFKIPDEFKSKLNVSIKVNDILSNEIQIDISFYASHSNEQPSTNGNTNIIFTLYNIKSENYNKIPSIIIIPEQIVINGVSVNSPTNQDVHLYSFLIPAGCGKKDIQIIIGSQSCLSSITYFEPIIKNCLVSGFDGTNGNIICDGSFGNKDYLIKSSVLFSNDEIVPPSINSTTFSFPLISGYHSDDLIFQMCGVQSKPFKLNISPSLKRINQSQMETLGGKFYILGEFFSANINCSVFCNDKEYEKHFENSKTISFDLQIPGPNDITCNYTFDNGKNTGDFKIEYPLPLIENTSSINVNGGNLTIYGKNFYNVSNIKVEVDNQLKCNNIEFINLNSLTCFLPPFNETREQSLFNDQKLLLNSSTTIFSKKLLLNVTFESKTWSGYIFQYSKEEIKNNGTSENSSNDIIDHEKNNNTTKNGKGGINLSKESKIIISVVLPGVIILIILSVVVIYRIRINRITRNTYVKKINEMKTITPEEKRDEIDESDEIKKKLDIEMSELRSNLFIHSISYTNTLKEQQMERDQINKSPSLQIQPQNNQLNIINNGEGSSQQIQPQSNQSNIINNDEGSSHQFQPEINQSNTINNSEGSSQQIQPQNNQLNIINNDVGSSHQSKQNDSTGC; the protein is encoded by the coding sequence acGTTTCGTAGGTCCATCATTTCAACTGGATTTTGAATGTATTACTTTCAATGGTACAGTTTGTTTTTCTCAAATTAatcaagaaaataaaaaacaattgtatGGTACATCCATTACCTATACAACAAAAGTAACTATTAGTTTGTATAAGAATAACCTTCCAACTCCAATAGTTTCTTCACCTTTCCAACCTCCAACAAAAGGTGGAATCTCAATTTTAAAAGGTACCTATTTAACATTTTCTGAAAGACTTTCCTATTATGAAGTTATCTAcccaaaaaaacaaaagattGTGATTTCAGATTCAGAATCATTATCATTCGATGCAACAAACGTTAAAGTTAATTGTCCACCTGGTTGTGgttatcaaataattaaatggGAGAATGgccaattatttaattttagttaTTCAAATCCATCAGTAtttgattataaaataaatccaTCAAATATTATTGTAAATGGATCTGATTTTTGTGATAGTTCTTATTCTTCAAATATTACAATTGATGGTGTTATCATTCCAAATTCAAACTACCAAAAAGATGAAGACTCaattgtaattatttatattcaaCAACACACAACCAAATCATTATTGAAAATAGAAACAAGCAATGTAACATctgttgaaattgaaattgtttttaaaccAGAaccattaattataaattcaattccaTATAGTAAAGGtggtttaattattttagatGGTTCAAGATTATcttcaaatacaaataaaaacaataataatataattattaaaattggaaATATTACATGTTCAAACGCAATTTCAATCTCAAATGAATCAATCACATGTAATTTAAATCCGggtatatataataaatcagTTGCcttaaataatttaccagtttcagttacaattaataatattacaaatggaaatacattattatttaattatggTATGGTCaaattaaatccaaataaaTATAGTTTACCAGATCgtattttacaattaaatgGTGATTGTCTCGGAAATTCAAATAGTactattgtttatttaaatggaaaagaaacattattaaatgatttaaaaataaataaccaaGAAACaactttatcatttaaaataccagatgaatttaaatcaaaattaaatgtttcaATCAAGgtaaatgatattttatcaaatgaaattcaaattgatatttcattttatgcAAGTCATTCTAATGAACAACCAAGTACAAATGgtaatacaaatattatattcacattatataatattaaatctgaaaattataataaaataccaTCGATTATAATTATTCCTGAACAAATTGTTATTAATGGTGTTTCAGTAAATTCACCAACCAACCAAGATGTTCATTtgtattcatttttaattccaGCTGGGTGTGgtaaaaaagatattcaaattataattggtAGTCAATCATGTTTGTCATCAATTACATACTTTgaaccaattattaaaaattgtttagtATCAGGTTTTGATGGTACAAATGGAAATATAATTTGTGATGGTAGTTTTGGTaataaagattatttaattaaatcatctgtacttttttcaaatgatgaaattgtaCCACCATCAATCAATAGTACAACATTTTCGTTCCCTCTAATATCAGGTTATCACagtgatgatttaatttttcaaatgtgCGGTGTTCAAAGTaaaccatttaaattaaacatctcaccatcattaaaaagaatcaatCAAAGTCAAATGGAAACATTGGGTGGTAAATTTTACATTCTTGGTGAATTCTTTAGTGCAAATATAAATTGTAGTGTATTTTGCAATGATAAAGAATATGAAAAACATTTTGAAAACTCAAAGACGATTTCATTCGATTTACAAATTCCAGGTCCAAATGATATTACATGTAATTATACATTTGATAATGGAAAAAATACTGGTGATTTTAAGATTGAATATCCTTTACCATTAATAGAAAATACGAGTTCAATAAATGTGAATGGTGgaaatttaacaatttatGGTAAAAACTTTTATAATGTTTCAAATATCAAAGTTGAAGttgataatcaattaaaatgtaataatattgaatttattaatttaaacagTTTAACCTGTTTCTTACCACCATTTAATGAAACAAGAGAgcaatcattatttaatgatcaaaaactattattaaattcatcaacaaCTATTTTTagcaaaaaattattattaaatgttacATTTGAAAGTAAAACATGGAGTGGatatatttttcaatattcaaaagaagaaataaaaaataatggtacAAGTGAAAATTCAAGTAATGATATAATAGATCatgaaaaaaacaataatactACAAAAAATGGTAAAGGCGGTATCAATTTAAGTAAAGaaagtaaaataataatttctgtAGTCTTACCTggtgttattattttaataattttatcggTAGTAGTAATCTATCGTATTAGAATAAATAGAATTACACGAAATACATatgtgaaaaaaattaatgaaatgaaAACAATAACACCAGAAGAGAAACGAGATGAAATAGATGAATcagatgaaattaaaaaaaaacttgatATTGAAATGTCAGAATTAAGATCCAATCTATTCATACACTCAATCAGTTATACTAACACACTCAAAGAACAACAAATGGAAAGGGATCAAATCAATAAAAGTCCAAGTCTACAAATTCAACcacaaaataatcaattgaatataattaataatggtgaagGTTCAagtcaacaaattcaaccaCAAAGTaatcaatcaaatattattaataatgatgaggGTTCAAGCCACCAATTTCAACCTGAAATTAATCAATCcaatacaattaataatagtgaagGTTCAagtcaacaaattcaaccacaaaataatcaattgaatataattaataatgatgtgGGTTCAAGTCACCAATCTAAGCAAAATGATAGTACTGGTTGctga